The region CAAGGCTACGCGGCGCTTTTGCCCCGCCGACAGCTGGCCCGCGGTTTGGTCTTCCAGACCCGCTAAGCCCACTTGCGCCAATACATCCCACAAATTAGCGTCACTTTGGCTGTGGTGCATGCGCTGAAAGAACGCCAAGTTTTCCAGTGCGGTAAGCTCATGCTTAATGCCCGCTTGGTGACCTAAATAGAGCAAGTCTTGGTGATACTCGTCTCTATATTGCTCTATGTTGTTGCCCTGCCAATAAACCTCACCACCATAAGGGCGCGACAAACCCGCCAGCAACCGCAATAAGCTGGTTTTACCTACCCCATTTGGGCCCGCCACCTGCACCAGATCGCCTGGGGCCAAGCTCAGTGATAGCTCGCTGAACAGAGTATGCTCCTCACGGACACAGGTTAAGCTTCTAGCTTCTAGCATAATTGACAACCATTCGTAGCAACCGTCTGTGACAACCTTCGCCAGCAACAACATAGACCATTAAAAATGGCCGCCAGTTTAGCACAGAGCACTGATATATGCAGAAAGAAACCATGTGATAAAGCAGGAAGCGTGATACCGATAACCTTGTTAATACATTGATCTTACGACTGTTGAATGCTTTAAAACCGCCCAGCTATGCAGGTCCGGTGAAGTCCTCTTTATCAAAGAGACGGCTGGGCTACAAGGTTTGGTGTCTTTTGTAGGAGCCGTGTTGTAGGTAAAGAATATGAGGCACGGTTTTATATTTTGGTTTAAAAAATCCTGCTGCGCAGGACCGCCGAATAAATTGGCGGCTACAAGGTACGATTCTTTTGTAGGAGCCAATTTATTCGGCTCGGTTTTGTTTTGGTTTTGAGATTTAAAATCCATCCAGCTGCGCAGGCCCCCAAAAACAAAACACCGAGCACTAGGCTCGGTGTTGATGCTATTTTTAGCTGGGTACCTGGCGCTATCAGCTGTTTTTGAACTATTGCCGGTGCAAGGTAATCAGCAGTTCTGCTTCGGCTCGGGGCATTTCGCACTCGGCCATGATTTCATCGATATCTGCGCCCAGTTGCACCATGCGCGTGGCGCGACTGTACAACTTACCTTGTGGATCTTTGAGCGCTAACTCTTGCTGTTGTTCGCTGAGTTTATCTTGCTGGCGATACAACTCACCCATTTTATTACCCATGCCGATGTTTGCCGCCTGCAATTCTTCTATTTGCTTGCGATAACTTTCTCGGGTGCGAGTGAGCTCGCGCATTAGCCGACTCATGGCCTCCAGCTTACGCTGACTTTGACGCCACATTGACCAGGCCACAAACAAGGCGACAATGCCGACCACTAAGGCCAGCGCCGCCAGAATAAAAGCAGGCTCAAACCACATTACAGTTGTCCCAACTCGTCCCATTCGTCATCAGACAATAATTTGTCTAAGTCGACTAAGATCAACAGTTGATCGTCACGGTTGCACACGCCTTGAATAAACTTGGCGCTTTCGCTGGTGCCCACGTTAGGTGCGGTTTCAATTTCTGATGACTTTAAGTACACCACCTCAGCCACGCTATCGACCATAATGCCGATCACTTGTTTTTCCGCTTCGATGATAACGATCCGCGTATTGTCGCTGACCTCGGTCGTGGGCAGGCCAAAGCGCAAACGGGTATCCAGTACCGTTACTACGTTGCCACGCAGGTTAACGATGCCCAGCACATAGTTAGGGGCACCCGGCACCGGCGCTATGTCGCTGTAACGCAGCACTTCTTGTACCTGCATTACGTTAATACCATAGGTCTCATTGTCTAAACAGAAGGTGACCCACTGCAATACTTCATCATCGCTAAGACTTTCAGCTACATTACGATTCTTGTTCATAGATTACCCTTATGCTTAGCTCAGACCTGTTGTCCGTCAATATTCTTACCCTGCTCCAGTAGCGCAATCAAGGCGTCTACATGCAGTAAGGCACACATTTTTTCTTTTACCATGCCCGCCAACCAAGGTCGAGCACCGGGTGTCGCCCGCCATTTTACCTGATCTCGGGTTAATAGCGCCGTGCCTTCCAACTGATGACAACCCAAACCCCATCGGCTCTCGCCCAGTGTCACCAGGTATGCGTATTCTTCTTTAGCGGTATGGCCGGGCATGGCCCAGCGCGCCGTGTCTACCGCATAAATTTGGCGATCTCGCTCGGTTTGTACCCCCGCAAACCAGTGTGGCTTACCAAACAAGCTGGTCAGTTTAGACACTTGATAAATACCGCCCAAATAGGTGAGCGGTACGGCAAAGGTCATGCCCGCCACTTCAAAGAACAGCACTTGGAAGCTGTGCTCTGTGTCCATATTACGCCAAGCGGCGTCTTGGGCGGCCAATGCCAGCTCCGCGGCTAACTTGGCTTCCAGTTCAAGATCAACCGCGACCTCAGGCGCAATGATGGTCGGCGCAGCTATTGGTTTAGCTAACGACTCAATTAAGAGCTCAACCTTAGGCTCCGGCTCCACTATTAGCAACGGCTCTTCGACTAGCGACTCTGGTTTAGCTAAGGGCGCTGGTTCAGCTAACGGCTCTGGCAATACTTGTAGTTGCGTAAGTGGTTGCGTGAGTGTTGGCATCTCTAGGGTACAGGCAGCCGTCTCTTCTTCTTTAAGCTCGGCTACCTGTGCTAACAAGGCTTCTAATGCTAAGCGACGCTCAGCCTCTGTCGGTTCTGCATAAGGCAAAACAGACGCGGGGGCGGCTGTTGCTTGAGGTTCAAGTGCTAAAGCCGGCTTAAGCTCAGGCTCAAACTCGGGCACAAGCGCCACCGCTGGGCTGGAGTGCTCATCCAACCTTGTGTCCTCATCCAACAGGGCACCAAAATAATCTTCCAGTACATCGGCATAAGACTGTTTCATAAGGCCGTCTCCACCCCATCAAGCTGCCACAAATAGCGTAGCAAGCCTTGATAAGCGAACACACCCCGACTGCCTTTTACGTAATAAGAAGGCGGCTCATGGCGCAAGCTGGCATCACGAAACTTGGTGTCCACCGGAATACAAGACGGCCACAAGTTACCCTCATAATCCTGCTGTAAGCTTTCCAAACTGTGTACCGAGGCCTTAGTTCTTTGGTCGAACATGGTCGGCACCACCGTATATTTAAAGCCCTCTTTCTTGGCTCTGTGCATCAGCTTAAAGGTGCTAACCATGCGCTCTAATCCTTTAAGCGCTAAAAATTCGGTTTGTACCGGCACCACAATGCGGTCACAGGCGGCCAACGCATTGACCATCATTACGCCCAATACCGGCGGGCAGTCGATGATCACCACATCAAAATCATCTTTTATTTCCGCCAATAAGCGCTTTAGCACCAGCCCCATGCCCTCGCGGGTGCTGGAGGTGCGCTCAAGCGTGGCCAGCGAGATAGAAGCCGGTAATAAGGTTAAGCCATCAAAGCGGGTGACTAAAGCCACCTTAGAAAACAGCTCCCGAGTCGGCCTCGGCGCTTGAAATAAATCGAACAGGCTATAAGGCAGGCTGTCCATTTCATAGTTAAAATAAGAGGTCAGTGAGCCGTGCGGATCTGTGTCGATAAGCAACACCCGTTTATTGCGCTGCGCCAGCAAACCGGCCAACGCCACCACGCTTGTGGTCTTGCCAACGCCACCTTTTTGATTTGCTACTGTCCAGACAATCACTGTGTTATCCCATCTTGTGTCGCACTAGTACCGATACGAATACCACCATTAGGTAACTCATATACTCTAAGCTCTGATTTTTGGCCTGAACCTTGACCAGAGCCCTGTTCAGCACTCGGCTCTGTGCCCAAAGGTCGAGATGGCAAGGCCGTGGGCGCAAGCCATGTTTGCTTAGAAATCGCAATTTCTACGCGTCTGTTGTTTGCTCGATTTGAGTTAGTAAGAGCCTCATCGAGTAATTGGCTTTGTTGCGGCCGAAATTCCCCAAACGCCTCCAAGCTTAAACGCGGGGCGGCGATGCCGTGACGCTGCAACCATTCCAGCACGGCGCGTGCCCGCTCGGCAGAGAGCTGCCAATTAGAGGCATATAACTCATTGCTGACCGGCAGATTGTCCGCATAGCCGCGCACCCGAATAAAATGACTCACCTCAGCCAAGACCGGCAAAGCGGCGTTTAAAATGATGTCCGCATTGCCACTGAGCAGCGCACTGCCACTGGCAAACACTAAACGACCATCAAAGCTTAAGGTCAGCCAGTCGCCCTCTTGCTCTAAAGCCAGCATATTCTTCTCAAGCAAAGGTCCCAGCCTTAACTCCAGCTGTGCCTTGACGCTGGCCAAGCTGATGTCCTCTGCCGTTAACGGATTACCGGTGCCTTGTGCCTCTAATTCATCGGTGTTACTGATCATGGAATTGGCCGCGTGCGCCGGTTTGGTTTCACCGCTTAAGCGCACAAAGGCTTGCTCCATGCCATCGAGCAGAGGTTGTTGTAATTCGGTTTTATTGGCATGCAGCGCATACAAGACCACAAATAACGCAAAGGCCAAGGTCATGTAATCCGCATAAGACACCAACCAGCGATCCGCACCCGTGGCGTAATGGCCGCCCCCCGCGCGCGTGGCCAGCGAGCGACGCCTCATTGGCGCTGCCCTTGATACTGCGCCAACTGGCGGCTCACGCTCAAGCTGCTCTCGCCGCGCGCAATGGCCAATAAGCCAATGGCGGTCAGCTCCCGATAACGCAACTCTAAGCGATATACCGAGCGCAAGCGGTTCGCCAACGGCAACAGCAATAAGTTAGCCAAGCCCACGCCATATAAGGTGGCCACAAAAGCCACCGCTATACCAGTACCCAACTGGCTTGGGTCATCTAAGTTCGACATGGCTTGGATCAAGCCCAACACGGCACCAATAATGCCAATGGTGGGGCTATAGCCGCCCATGGCTTCATAGACTTGGGCTTCTAACTCTTTTTGTTCTTCGATGCGACTGAGCTCGTTATCCAGTAACTGTTCTAATGCTTGGGGCTCGGTGCCGTCCACCACCCATTGCAAGCCTTGGCGGGTAAACTCATCAATCGTCGCCGACTCCGCTTTCGACTCCAGAGCTAAAAAGCCTTCTTGGCGGGCCTGGTGGGACCAATGCAAAAGCCGCGAGGCTTGCTCATAAAAAGGCCATGGCTTGGTGTTAAATAAGCCTTTCAAAGCCAGCACCGCCGCCTTGCATTGCGGCCAGGGCGTTTGCAGTAACACGGCGCCTAAGGTGCCGCCCAACACAATCAATAACGCGGGCCCATCCAGCAGCCCCCATAAATTGCCCCCGTGCCACCATTGCGCCACCACAATAGAAATCAGCGCCAGTGCCAGCCCGGAAAACGCCATGTTAGCTGCTCATCTCATTAAGAATGGCTTCACCAATCAGCGGTAACGGCAGCGACTCAGACGCCAAGCCCGCTTTAACGACGGCTTGTGGCATGCCGTACACCACGCAGGTTTCTTCGTCTTGGGCCCAAATGCTGGCACCTTGATCTTTTAACAGTCGTGCACCTTCACGCCCGTCCGCCCCCATGCCGGTTAACACCACCGCCAGCACCTTGCCGCCATAAATTTTGGCCGCAGAGGCAAAGGTAATATCCACACAAGGTTTGTAATTCACCTTGTCGTTGCCATCGATAATGCGCAGCCGCGCCGCACCGGGCCGCCCTTCCAGTAACATTTGTCGGCCACCGGGTGCTAAATACGCGCAGCCTGGGCGCAGCGCATCGCCGTCTTCGGCTTCTTTTACCGTTATCTGACACAAGGTATTTAAGCGTGCGGCAAAGGCGGTGGTGAAGGTACCCGGCATATGCTGGATTAACAGGATTGGATGAGGGAAATTAGCCGGCAAGGCAGTCAGCACTTTTTGTAGCGCTACCGGCCCGCCGGTAGAAGTACCGATAGCCAGCAATTGATAACTTTTTCCGGTGCGCCTAGGCACCGTTTTACGCTCAATCGGCGCAGCTCCACCTACCACCGCAGGCGCACTGGCGGCACTGCTAGCAAGCGTGCTGCGAGTAAGTGTGCTGCCTGCAGTACGACCACTGGTAGCAAGTGCACTGCCCATGCGGGGTCTAGCCGCCGAGGCCAATGTTGAGCCAGTCGCGCGGGCAGCTGGCGCGGTACTGGTGGTCGCTCTAGCCTCAACTCTGGGCGCGATAAAACTGCGCCGACGAGCAATGGCTTTCACTCTTTGCTGCAGTAATAACATGGCTTCTTCTTTGCTGCGCGCAATATCTTCAAAACGTTTAGGCAAAAAATCCATGGCACCGGCGTCCAGCGCATCCAGCGTGGCTTGGGCGCCATCATGGGTGAGCGATGAAAACATCAACACCGGCGTAGGTGTGGTTTTCATAATTTCACGCACCGCACTAATGCCATCCATTACCGGCATTTCAATGTCCATGGTGATCACATCAAAGCGTCCGGTGCGGGCTTTTTCAACGGCTTCTAGACCATTAACGGCCGTGTCCACCACGGTGAGCATGGGATCTTGTTCTAAAATCTCACTGACACGACGGCGAAAAAAACTTGAATCATCAACCACTAACACCCGAATAGCCATTCATACCTCATGCTTGTTTTTATTATTTAGACGTAGCGCCGTGCGTAAGCTTTGATAAGGCCTGCGAGATCTAAAATCAGGGCAATGCCACCGTCACTGGTAATGGTGGCACCCGCCATGCCTGGCGTGCCGTGCAACAGTCGGTCCAGCGGCTTGATCACCACTTCTTCTTGGCCAATCAAACCGTCGACCACAAAACCTACCTGCTGATTACCCACGGCGACGATCACCACATGTCCGCGTTCTTGACGCGCACGGCGTTCGCCTTTTAATAGCCAGTCTTGTAAGTAAAACAAGGGTATGGCGTGGTTACGCACCACTATCGTCAACTGGCCGTCTACCATGCTGGTGCGGGTTAAGTCGAGGTGGAAAATTTCATCGACGTTGGTTAACGGCAAAGCAAAGGTTTGCTGGCCAACTAATACCATCAGCGTCGGTAAAATGGCCAAGGTCAGCGGCACTTTAATTTGTAACCTGGTGCCTTTACCCAGTGTCGAGTCGATATAAATAGAGCCATTCACCGAGGTAATACCGGTTTTTACTACGTCCATGCCCACGCCACGGCCGGACACATCGGTGATTTCGACCTTGGTCGAAAACCCGGGTGCAAAAATCAGGTTATAGGCTTCGTTGTCGGTCATGCGCGCGGCGGCATCTGCATCTAAAATACCGCGATTAATGGCGATGCTCTTCAGCTTTTCCGGATCCATACCGGCACCGTCATCTTCGATACCCAGTAAGATATGGTCGCCTTCTTGAGACGCAGTTAAGCGAATGGTCCCCATGCGCGGCTTACCGGCCGCCTCACGCACCTCGGGCATTTCAATGCCGTGGTCGCAAGAATTTCGCACCAAGTGCACCAAAGGATCCGCCAGTGCTTCCACTAGGTTCTTATCCAAGTCCGTGTCTTCGCCGACCATTTCCAGATTAATTTCTTTGTTCATGGTGCGGGCTATATCACGCACCACCCGCGAGAAACGACCAAACACTTTCTTGATGGGCTGCATGCGGGTTTTCATTACCGCGCCCTGCAAATCGCCGGTTACCGAGTCCAGATTGGCCACGGTTTTGGAAATATTTTCATCATCATGATTGGCTTCTAAGCTCAGCAGGCGGTTGCGCACCAATACCAGCTCTCCCACCATATTCATGATTTTATCCAGTATTTTGGTGTCTACCCGCACCGTGGTCTCAGGAGCTGAGCTGTGCGCGGGCGCTGCCTTAGCGGCTGGTTTTTCTTGCGGCTTAGCTGCAGCGCTAACCGCAGGTGCGGCGATCTGAGCTGGCGCGCTGGCCTGCGGCTCAGCAGGCTTCACATTTTCATCCGCCGTAAAGGTCGGACCTTTGCCAGAGCCGTGCAATTGATCCAGCAGGGCTTCAAACTCATCGTCATCTATCATGCCGTCGGTGGCGGCTGGGCTTGTTTGCGACGGCGCTTGAGTTGAAAGTGCGGCGGCGGGCTCATTCGCTTCAGAGGCTGGAATACCGCTGTGTTTACCAGCACCGTGCAACTGATCTAATAGTGCTTCAAATTCATCGTCGCTAATGTCGTCCGTGCCATTGAGGTCGATTACTGGCGCGGTACTCGGGCTGGCTGGCTGAGGAGTCGGGTCCAGCTCATTTAACATTTTCTGGTACTGAGCTTGGTCGAGACCGGCAATGCCCTCCGCTGGCTCAGCGGCAGCTGCTTGTTTTGAAACCAATTGTTCTGAAACTAATTGCTCTGCAACCACAGGAGCGGCCACTTCATCGGCGCTGGCCGGTCGGCAATAACGCTCCAGCTCGTCGAGTAATTCAGGCTCGGCGGGCGTCAGCTCTTCGCTGTTTTGCAGTTCGCTAAACATGAGATTGACCGCATCCAAGGCGCGCAAAATCACGTCCATCAGTTCAGACGTCACCTGGCGCTGACCGTTGCGCAAAATGTCGAACACGTTCTCGGCTTTGTGGCAGGTATCTACAAGCGCCGTCAGCGACATAAATCCGGCACCACCTTTAACGGTATGAAAGCCGCGAAAAATCGCATTCAGCAAGTCTTTATCATCGGGTTGGCGCTCTAGTGTCACCAATTGCTCAGACAGTTGTTCTAGAATTTCTGATGCTTCAACCAGAAAGTCCTGAA is a window of Oceanisphaera sp. IT1-181 DNA encoding:
- a CDS encoding chemotaxis protein CheW; translated protein: MNKNRNVAESLSDDEVLQWVTFCLDNETYGINVMQVQEVLRYSDIAPVPGAPNYVLGIVNLRGNVVTVLDTRLRFGLPTTEVSDNTRIVIIEAEKQVIGIMVDSVAEVVYLKSSEIETAPNVGTSESAKFIQGVCNRDDQLLILVDLDKLLSDDEWDELGQL
- a CDS encoding chemotaxis response regulator protein-glutamate methylesterase, with translation MAIRVLVVDDSSFFRRRVSEILEQDPMLTVVDTAVNGLEAVEKARTGRFDVITMDIEMPVMDGISAVREIMKTTPTPVLMFSSLTHDGAQATLDALDAGAMDFLPKRFEDIARSKEEAMLLLQQRVKAIARRRSFIAPRVEARATTSTAPAARATGSTLASAARPRMGSALATSGRTAGSTLTRSTLASSAASAPAVVGGAAPIERKTVPRRTGKSYQLLAIGTSTGGPVALQKVLTALPANFPHPILLIQHMPGTFTTAFAARLNTLCQITVKEAEDGDALRPGCAYLAPGGRQMLLEGRPGAARLRIIDGNDKVNYKPCVDITFASAAKIYGGKVLAVVLTGMGADGREGARLLKDQGASIWAQDEETCVVYGMPQAVVKAGLASESLPLPLIGEAILNEMSS
- a CDS encoding OmpA family protein, whose protein sequence is MRRRSLATRAGGGHYATGADRWLVSYADYMTLAFALFVVLYALHANKTELQQPLLDGMEQAFVRLSGETKPAHAANSMISNTDELEAQGTGNPLTAEDISLASVKAQLELRLGPLLEKNMLALEQEGDWLTLSFDGRLVFASGSALLSGNADIILNAALPVLAEVSHFIRVRGYADNLPVSNELYASNWQLSAERARAVLEWLQRHGIAAPRLSLEAFGEFRPQQSQLLDEALTNSNRANNRRVEIAISKQTWLAPTALPSRPLGTEPSAEQGSGQGSGQKSELRVYELPNGGIRIGTSATQDGITQ
- a CDS encoding chemotaxis protein CheA; amino-acid sequence: MGFEVDEDILQDFLVEASEILEQLSEQLVTLERQPDDKDLLNAIFRGFHTVKGGAGFMSLTALVDTCHKAENVFDILRNGQRQVTSELMDVILRALDAVNLMFSELQNSEELTPAEPELLDELERYCRPASADEVAAPVVAEQLVSEQLVSKQAAAAEPAEGIAGLDQAQYQKMLNELDPTPQPASPSTAPVIDLNGTDDISDDEFEALLDQLHGAGKHSGIPASEANEPAAALSTQAPSQTSPAATDGMIDDDEFEALLDQLHGSGKGPTFTADENVKPAEPQASAPAQIAAPAVSAAAKPQEKPAAKAAPAHSSAPETTVRVDTKILDKIMNMVGELVLVRNRLLSLEANHDDENISKTVANLDSVTGDLQGAVMKTRMQPIKKVFGRFSRVVRDIARTMNKEINLEMVGEDTDLDKNLVEALADPLVHLVRNSCDHGIEMPEVREAAGKPRMGTIRLTASQEGDHILLGIEDDGAGMDPEKLKSIAINRGILDADAAARMTDNEAYNLIFAPGFSTKVEITDVSGRGVGMDVVKTGITSVNGSIYIDSTLGKGTRLQIKVPLTLAILPTLMVLVGQQTFALPLTNVDEIFHLDLTRTSMVDGQLTIVVRNHAIPLFYLQDWLLKGERRARQERGHVVIVAVGNQQVGFVVDGLIGQEEVVIKPLDRLLHGTPGMAGATITSDGGIALILDLAGLIKAYARRYV
- the ccmA gene encoding cytochrome c biogenesis heme-transporting ATPase CcmA, which gives rise to MMLEARSLTCVREEHTLFSELSLSLAPGDLVQVAGPNGVGKTSLLRLLAGLSRPYGGEVYWQGNNIEQYRDEYHQDLLYLGHQAGIKHELTALENLAFFQRMHHSQSDANLWDVLAQVGLAGLEDQTAGQLSAGQKRRVALARLWLGGPKLWILDEPFTAIDKQGVKVLEQLLLDHTAAGGMVLITTHQDLSLSAQRARILQMTPHEEEPA
- a CDS encoding chemotaxis protein CheW, with protein sequence MKQSYADVLEDYFGALLDEDTRLDEHSSPAVALVPEFEPELKPALALEPQATAAPASVLPYAEPTEAERRLALEALLAQVAELKEEETAACTLEMPTLTQPLTQLQVLPEPLAEPAPLAKPESLVEEPLLIVEPEPKVELLIESLAKPIAAPTIIAPEVAVDLELEAKLAAELALAAQDAAWRNMDTEHSFQVLFFEVAGMTFAVPLTYLGGIYQVSKLTSLFGKPHWFAGVQTERDRQIYAVDTARWAMPGHTAKEEYAYLVTLGESRWGLGCHQLEGTALLTRDQVKWRATPGARPWLAGMVKEKMCALLHVDALIALLEQGKNIDGQQV
- a CDS encoding DUF2802 domain-containing protein gives rise to the protein MWFEPAFILAALALVVGIVALFVAWSMWRQSQRKLEAMSRLMRELTRTRESYRKQIEELQAANIGMGNKMGELYRQQDKLSEQQQELALKDPQGKLYSRATRMVQLGADIDEIMAECEMPRAEAELLITLHRQ
- a CDS encoding flagellar motor protein; the protein is MAFSGLALALISIVVAQWWHGGNLWGLLDGPALLIVLGGTLGAVLLQTPWPQCKAAVLALKGLFNTKPWPFYEQASRLLHWSHQARQEGFLALESKAESATIDEFTRQGLQWVVDGTEPQALEQLLDNELSRIEEQKELEAQVYEAMGGYSPTIGIIGAVLGLIQAMSNLDDPSQLGTGIAVAFVATLYGVGLANLLLLPLANRLRSVYRLELRYRELTAIGLLAIARGESSLSVSRQLAQYQGQRQ
- a CDS encoding ParA family protein, with translation MIVWTVANQKGGVGKTTSVVALAGLLAQRNKRVLLIDTDPHGSLTSYFNYEMDSLPYSLFDLFQAPRPTRELFSKVALVTRFDGLTLLPASISLATLERTSSTREGMGLVLKRLLAEIKDDFDVVIIDCPPVLGVMMVNALAACDRIVVPVQTEFLALKGLERMVSTFKLMHRAKKEGFKYTVVPTMFDQRTKASVHSLESLQQDYEGNLWPSCIPVDTKFRDASLRHEPPSYYVKGSRGVFAYQGLLRYLWQLDGVETAL